A window of Candidatus Rokuibacteriota bacterium genomic DNA:
TTCGGATTCGCCTTCACCCACGCGGCCAGCTCGTCGAAGGTCTTGGGCGGGTTGGCGACTTTCGACGGGTGATAGGCGATGGCGATCTGGTTGTGGAACATCGGCACGACATAGCCATCCACGTTGACGCCGAAGGCCTCCTTGACCTCGGCGCCCTTGACCAGCGCGGCATTCCTCATCTGCGGCACGAAGCGGAAGAGCAGCCCTTCCTTGACCATCTGGGAGGCCACGGCCATGCTCACGAGCGCCACGTCGAGGTCCCAGGGCTTCCGGCCGGTATCGGCCTGGGCCTTGATCTTGGTGTAGATGGCGCGACTGGCGGGCTCGCCGGTGCCCGTGCCGACGACATTGAGCTCGACCCCGGGCGCCGTCGCCTTGAAGCCGGGACCGAGCAGGCTCTTGTGGACCTCGACCACGTTGACATCGGCGCCGATGGCGACATTGAGCCGCGTTTGCGCCGCGGCGGGCGCCGTCAGCGCGAGCGCGGCGGCGAGAACGGCCACGAATCGAAACAGCATGGTGATGTCTCCTTTCATGGATGGCCGGCTCCCGGGTAGACCCGCAGCCGGCTGACGGGAATTCGAATCTCCACGGCGCCGGGCTTCGCGGGGGCAGGCCCGTCCACCAGCAGCACCGCGTCACCCACCCGCACGTAGTGGCGATAGTGCGCGCCCAGGAACAGGCTTTCCTCGAGGACGCCCTTGAGCGTTGTCACCGCGCCCTGCTCGAGCGATGCATCGAGCGACAGGTCGGACGAGCGTACGATCGCCTGCACTGGCCCGCGGAGCGGCCCCGCGTACGCCAGCGCCTGTTCGCCCATCCGCAGCAACCCGGCCTCGGCCGTGGCGTCGAGCCGGTTCGACACGCCGAGGAAATCCGCGGCGAAGGCGCTCGTCGGTTCCAGATAGATCTGTTCGGGCGAGCCCTCCTGCACCACATCGCCCGCGTGCATCAGCACCACACGGTCGGCGATGGCAAGCGCCTCCTCCTGATCGTGCGTCACGTAGATCATGGTCGTCCCGATGCGGCGCTGGAGCCGGCGGACCTCGATGCGCAGCCGCTGGCGCACCTTGGCGTCGAGGTTGGAGAGTGGCTCGTCCAGCAGCAGCACGCGTGGCTCCACGACAAGGGCGCGCGCCAGCGCCACGCGCTGCTGCTGACCACCCGAGAGCGCCCCCGGCTTGCGCTGCGCGATGCCGGCGGCATCGCCGATCTCGACGAGGTCGAGGGCCGCCAGTACTCGCCGCCGGATGTCCCCGGATGGCAGCCGCTTGCGACGCAAACCGTAGGCGACATTGTCGAAGACACTCATGTGGGGCCAGAGCGCGTAGTTCTGGAAGACCATGGCCGTCCCACGCACCTGCGGCGGCAGCGCCGTGACGTCGTCCCGGTCGAAGAAGATACGGCCCGCGTCGACAGGCGCAAAGCCCGCGATGGCCCGGAGCAGCGTGGTCTTCCCGCAGCCCGACGGACCGAGGATGGCGGTCAGCTTGCCCGCGCCGAACTCGATCGTCACGCCCCGAAGCGCCTCGACCAAGCCAAAGCGCTTCGCGACCGCTTCGATGCGGACGGGGATCACGAGAGCCAGCCGGCGGCCCGGCGGGCGGGCCCGGCGGCGCGGATCGCGCGCCTCACGGCGGCTTCTGGCGTCGCGGCTCGAACGATGGGCACGCGCCGGCCC
This region includes:
- a CDS encoding ABC transporter ATP-binding protein; this translates as MIPVRIEAVAKRFGLVEALRGVTIEFGAGKLTAILGPSGCGKTTLLRAIAGFAPVDAGRIFFDRDDVTALPPQVRGTAMVFQNYALWPHMSVFDNVAYGLRRKRLPSGDIRRRVLAALDLVEIGDAAGIAQRKPGALSGGQQQRVALARALVVEPRVLLLDEPLSNLDAKVRQRLRIEVRRLQRRIGTTMIYVTHDQEEALAIADRVVLMHAGDVVQEGSPEQIYLEPTSAFAADFLGVSNRLDATAEAGLLRMGEQALAYAGPLRGPVQAIVRSSDLSLDASLEQGAVTTLKGVLEESLFLGAHYRHYVRVGDAVLLVDGPAPAKPGAVEIRIPVSRLRVYPGAGHP